The Kosakonia sacchari SP1 genome includes a window with the following:
- a CDS encoding LysR family transcriptional regulator: MNISLLPDLATFVLIVEQGSFSAAARVSGATPSAISRSVSRLERELGSKLLHRTTRKLALSETGKSVYEHALDMLDAARQAIDSGSSAQQVAQGKLTISVPKAVGSFVIHPLIPEFLQRYPQVDICLRLEDRYIDLIDGGVDLALRITHSPSPGLYGRALMPVTHVICATPEYLRRYGTPLQPQALREHSCISLGETPADARWKFRRAGKTETITTQGRYAANHTGVRLDAVKRHLGIGSLPLFTAQHALSRGEIVQVLPEWEFISSYSGELWLLWMRNQHMPARMRAMIDYLTEKMATQGASASTSATQ, from the coding sequence ATGAATATCTCTCTGCTTCCCGACCTTGCCACCTTCGTGTTGATTGTGGAACAAGGCAGTTTTTCCGCCGCTGCGCGGGTTTCCGGTGCCACTCCTTCCGCTATCAGCCGCAGCGTATCGCGTCTTGAGCGCGAGTTAGGCAGCAAACTGTTGCACCGCACTACGCGGAAACTGGCGCTTAGCGAGACGGGGAAAAGTGTCTATGAACACGCGCTGGATATGCTTGACGCCGCTCGCCAGGCAATAGATTCCGGTAGCAGCGCACAGCAAGTCGCACAAGGTAAGCTGACTATCAGCGTGCCCAAAGCGGTAGGCAGTTTTGTTATTCATCCGCTGATCCCCGAATTTCTACAGCGCTACCCGCAAGTGGATATCTGTTTACGCCTCGAAGATCGCTACATTGATTTGATTGATGGCGGTGTTGATTTGGCGTTACGCATCACCCACTCTCCCTCTCCTGGCCTGTATGGCAGAGCATTAATGCCGGTAACGCATGTCATTTGCGCGACCCCAGAATACCTGCGCCGCTACGGTACGCCATTACAACCACAGGCGCTGCGCGAACATAGCTGTATTAGCCTTGGCGAAACGCCAGCGGATGCGCGCTGGAAATTCCGTCGCGCCGGGAAAACAGAAACTATCACCACACAAGGGCGCTATGCGGCTAACCATACCGGTGTCCGCCTGGATGCCGTAAAACGACATTTGGGGATTGGCAGCCTTCCGCTCTTTACCGCCCAACACGCGCTGAGCCGTGGCGAGATTGTGCAAGTTTTACCCGAGTGGGAGTTCATCAGCAGCTATAGCGGTGAACTGTGGTTGCTGTGGATGCGTAACCAGCATATGCCCGCCAGAATGCGGGCAATGATCGATTATCTGACAGAAAAAATGGCCACTCAGGGAGCCAGCGCCAGCACTTCAGCCACCCAGTGA
- the rihC gene encoding ribonucleoside hydrolase RihC, producing MRFPMILDTDPGIDDAVALAAALFAPQCDLKLITTVAGNVSLEKTTRNALQLLNFWHADIPLAQGAATPLLRPLYSAAEVHGESGMDGYDFIEHQRQPLAVPAFQAIRDVLLASPEPVTLVTIGPLTNIALLLTHYPECQFNIRRLVMMGGSAGRGNFTPNAEFNIAIDPEAAARVFNSGLEIVMCGLDVTNRATLTPEYLAALPTLNNTGNMLHALFSHYRSGSMATGLRMHDLCAIAWLACPELFTLKSCFVAVETQGQYTAGTTIVDIEGKLGLPPNAQVALDIDVDGFRHWVAEVLALAP from the coding sequence ATGCGTTTTCCCATGATTCTCGACACCGATCCCGGTATCGATGATGCCGTTGCCCTTGCCGCCGCGCTGTTCGCGCCGCAGTGCGATCTCAAGCTTATCACCACCGTTGCCGGTAATGTTTCGCTGGAAAAAACCACCCGCAATGCGCTGCAATTGCTTAATTTCTGGCATGCGGATATCCCGTTGGCGCAGGGGGCGGCAACCCCTCTGTTGCGCCCGTTGTACAGCGCCGCCGAGGTACATGGCGAATCCGGCATGGATGGCTACGATTTTATTGAGCATCAGCGCCAGCCATTGGCTGTCCCTGCTTTTCAGGCAATCCGCGACGTACTGCTGGCCTCGCCGGAGCCGGTAACGCTGGTCACTATCGGCCCATTAACCAACATTGCGCTGCTGCTAACGCATTACCCGGAGTGTCAGTTCAATATTCGCCGTCTGGTGATGATGGGCGGCTCTGCCGGGCGCGGCAATTTTACGCCCAATGCTGAATTTAATATTGCTATCGATCCCGAGGCCGCCGCGCGCGTGTTCAACAGCGGGCTGGAGATAGTGATGTGCGGTCTGGATGTGACTAACCGCGCCACGTTGACACCGGAATATCTGGCGGCGCTGCCAACGCTCAACAACACCGGCAACATGTTACATGCGCTATTTAGCCACTATCGCAGCGGCAGTATGGCGACCGGGCTGCGGATGCACGACCTCTGCGCTATCGCCTGGCTGGCGTGTCCGGAACTCTTTACGCTGAAATCCTGTTTTGTCGCTGTGGAGACGCAGGGGCAATACACCGCCGGAACCACGATAGTGGATATTGAAGGCAAACTGGGATTGCCGCCCAATGCGCAAGTTGCGCTGGATATCGATGTCGATGGCTTCCGTCACTGGGTGGCTGAAGTGCTGGCGCTGGCTCCCTGA
- the ispH gene encoding 4-hydroxy-3-methylbut-2-enyl diphosphate reductase, whose translation MQILLANPRGFCAGVDRAISIVENALALYGAPIYVRHEVVHNRYVVDSLRERGAIFIEQISEVPDGAILIFSAHGVSQAVRNEAKSRDLTVFDATCPLVTKVHMEVARASRRGEEAILIGHAGHPEVEGTMGQYSNPKGGMYLVESPEDVDTLNIKDAGKLSFMTQTTLSVDDTSDVIDALRARFPQIVGPRKDDICYATTNRQEAVRALAEQAEVVLVVGSKNSSNSNRLAELAQRMGKAAYLIDDASDIQEAWVDGINCVGVTAGASAPDILVQNVIVRLQELGGGEAIPLEGREENIVFEVPKELRVDVREVE comes from the coding sequence ATGCAGATCCTGTTGGCTAACCCGCGCGGTTTTTGCGCCGGCGTTGACCGCGCTATCAGCATTGTTGAAAACGCGCTGGCTCTCTACGGCGCGCCGATTTATGTGCGCCATGAAGTGGTGCATAACCGCTATGTTGTCGATAGCCTGCGCGAACGGGGCGCAATCTTTATTGAGCAAATCAGCGAAGTGCCAGATGGCGCGATCCTGATTTTCTCCGCCCACGGCGTCTCTCAGGCGGTGCGTAACGAAGCGAAAAGCCGCGATTTGACCGTTTTTGACGCCACCTGCCCGCTGGTTACCAAAGTGCATATGGAAGTGGCGCGCGCCAGTCGTCGTGGTGAAGAAGCGATTCTTATCGGTCACGCTGGTCACCCAGAAGTGGAAGGCACCATGGGCCAGTACAGCAACCCGAAAGGGGGCATGTACCTGGTTGAATCGCCGGAAGATGTCGATACGCTGAATATCAAAGACGCAGGCAAACTATCGTTTATGACGCAAACTACGCTCTCTGTGGACGATACGTCAGATGTGATTGACGCGCTGCGTGCGCGTTTCCCGCAGATTGTCGGCCCGCGCAAAGACGATATTTGCTATGCCACCACCAACCGCCAGGAAGCGGTGCGCGCGCTGGCGGAACAGGCGGAAGTGGTGCTGGTGGTCGGTTCGAAAAACTCCTCTAACTCTAACCGCCTGGCCGAACTGGCACAGCGGATGGGGAAAGCGGCGTATCTCATCGACGACGCTTCTGATATTCAGGAAGCATGGGTAGACGGCATTAACTGCGTGGGCGTCACCGCCGGGGCTTCCGCGCCGGATATCCTGGTGCAAAATGTTATTGTCCGCTTGCAGGAATTGGGTGGCGGCGAAGCGATCCCGCTGGAAGGGCGCGAAGAGAATATTGTCTTCGAAGTGCCGAAAGAGCTGCGGGTAGATGTTCGCGAAGTCGAATAA
- the fkpB gene encoding FKBP-type peptidyl-prolyl cis-trans isomerase, with translation MSKSVQSDSAVLVHFTLKLEDGSLAESTRNNGKPALFRLGDGSLSEGLEQHLLGLKAGEKKVFSLEPDAAFGTPSPDLIQYFSRREFMDAGEPEVGAIMLFTAMDGSEMPGVIREVNGDSITVDFNHPLAGRTVHFDIDVLEVDPVLEETNADPVG, from the coding sequence ATGTCTAAATCCGTACAGAGCGATAGCGCGGTGCTGGTGCACTTCACGCTTAAGCTCGAAGATGGCTCTCTTGCCGAGTCAACCCGCAACAATGGCAAACCGGCGCTGTTTCGCCTTGGCGACGGTTCACTCTCCGAAGGACTGGAACAACATCTGCTTGGCCTGAAAGCCGGGGAGAAAAAAGTCTTTTCTCTGGAGCCAGACGCCGCATTCGGCACGCCGAGCCCGGATCTGATTCAGTACTTCTCGCGTCGCGAATTTATGGACGCCGGTGAGCCGGAAGTCGGTGCGATTATGCTCTTTACCGCAATGGACGGCAGCGAAATGCCGGGTGTGATCCGTGAAGTTAACGGCGATTCGATTACCGTTGATTTTAACCATCCGCTGGCGGGCAGAACGGTTCATTTTGATATCGACGTGCTGGAAGTTGATCCGGTACTGGAGGAGACAAATGCAGATCCTGTTGGCTAA
- the lspA gene encoding signal peptidase II has protein sequence MSKSISSTGLRWLWLVVVVLIIDLGSKYLILQNFALGDTVSLFPSLNLHYARNYGAAFSFLADSGGWQRWFFAGIAIGICVVLTVLMYRAKASQKLNNIAYALIIGGALGNLFDRLWHGFVVDMIDFYMGDWHFATFNLADTAICIGAALIVLEGFLPSTAAKKEA, from the coding sequence ATGAGTAAATCGATCTCTTCAACAGGGCTGCGCTGGCTGTGGCTGGTGGTAGTCGTGCTGATTATCGATCTGGGCAGCAAATACCTGATCCTCCAGAACTTTGCTCTGGGGGATACGGTGTCGCTGTTCCCGTCGCTTAATTTGCACTACGCGCGCAACTATGGCGCGGCATTCAGTTTTCTGGCGGACAGCGGCGGCTGGCAGCGCTGGTTCTTCGCGGGTATCGCTATCGGTATCTGCGTGGTGCTGACGGTGCTGATGTATCGCGCTAAGGCCTCGCAAAAACTGAACAATATCGCTTATGCGCTGATCATTGGCGGCGCGCTGGGTAATTTGTTTGATCGTCTGTGGCATGGTTTTGTCGTCGATATGATCGATTTTTATATGGGTGACTGGCATTTTGCTACCTTTAACCTTGCCGATACTGCAATTTGTATTGGCGCGGCGCTGATTGTGCTGGAAGGTTTCCTTCCCTCAACGGCCGCGAAGAAAGAAGCATAA
- the ileS gene encoding isoleucine--tRNA ligase gives MSDYKSTLNLPETGFPMRGDLAKREPGMLARWTDDDLYGIIRAAKKGKKTFILHDGPPYANGSIHIGHSVNKILKDIIVKSKGLAGFDSPYVPGWDCHGLPIELKVEQEYGKPGEKFTAAEFRAKCREYAATQVDGQRKDFIRLGVLGDWSHPYLTMDFKTEANIIRALGKIIGNGHLLKGAKPVHWCVDCRSALAEAEVEYYDKTSPSIDVAFQAVDQDAVKTKFGASTVNGPISLVIWTTTPWTLPANRAISLSPEFDYALVQIDGQALILAKDLVDSVMKRIGVADYSVVGTVKGSELELMRFKHPFLDFDVPAILGDHVTLEAGTGAVHTAGGHGPDDYTISLKYGLEIANPVGPDGTYLPGTYPTLDGVNVFKANDLIVALLTEKGALLHVEKMQHSYPCCWRHKSPIIFRATPQWFVSMDQKGLRAQSLSEIKGVQWIPDWGQARIESMVANRPDWCISRQRTWGVPMSLFVRKDTEELHPRTLELIEAVAKRVEVDGIQAWWDLDPRDIMGDDADNYVKVPDTLDVWFDSGSTHASVVDVRPEFAGHAADMYLEGSDQHRGWFMSSLMISTAMKGKAPYRQVLTHGFTVDGQGRKMSKSIGNTVSPQEVMNKLGADILRLWVASTDYTGEMAVSDEILKRAADSYRRIRNTARFLLANLNGFDPVKDMVKPEEMVVLDRWAVGCAKAAQEDIVKAYESYDFHEVVQRLMRFCSIEMGSFYLDIIKDRQYTAKADSVARRSCQTALYHICEALVRWMAPIMSFTADEIWGYLPGSREKYVFTGEWYEGLFGLADSEAMNDAFWDELLKVRGEVNKVIEQARADKKVGGSLEAAVTLFAEPELAAKLTALGTELRFVLLTSGAKVADYASASADAQQSELLKGLKVALSKAEGEKCPRCWHYTTDVGQVAEHADICGRCVSNVAGDGEKRKFA, from the coding sequence ATGAGTGACTATAAATCTACCCTGAATTTGCCGGAAACAGGGTTCCCGATGCGCGGCGATCTCGCCAAGCGCGAACCGGGAATGCTGGCGCGTTGGACTGATGATGACCTGTACGGCATCATCCGTGCGGCGAAAAAAGGCAAAAAAACCTTCATTCTGCATGATGGCCCTCCATATGCGAATGGCAGCATTCATATTGGTCACTCGGTTAACAAAATTCTCAAAGACATTATTGTGAAGTCCAAAGGACTCGCAGGATTTGACTCGCCTTATGTTCCGGGGTGGGATTGTCACGGTCTGCCGATCGAACTGAAAGTAGAGCAGGAATACGGCAAACCGGGTGAGAAATTTACCGCCGCCGAATTCCGCGCTAAATGCCGCGAGTACGCTGCCACGCAGGTTGATGGTCAGCGTAAAGACTTTATCCGCCTCGGCGTATTGGGCGACTGGTCGCATCCTTACCTGACCATGGATTTCAAAACCGAAGCCAATATCATTCGCGCGCTCGGTAAAATCATCGGCAACGGCCATTTGCTGAAAGGTGCCAAACCGGTGCACTGGTGCGTCGACTGCCGTTCCGCACTCGCGGAAGCGGAAGTGGAGTACTACGACAAAACTTCCCCGTCTATTGATGTTGCGTTCCAGGCGGTCGATCAGGACGCAGTGAAAACGAAGTTTGGTGCCTCTACCGTTAATGGCCCAATCTCGCTGGTTATCTGGACCACCACGCCATGGACGCTGCCTGCGAACCGCGCAATTTCTCTTTCTCCGGAATTTGACTATGCGCTGGTGCAGATTGACGGTCAGGCGCTGATCCTGGCGAAAGATCTGGTCGATAGCGTGATGAAACGCATCGGCGTTGCTGATTATTCGGTGGTGGGTACGGTAAAAGGTTCCGAACTGGAACTGATGCGCTTTAAGCACCCGTTCCTCGACTTCGATGTTCCGGCGATCCTCGGCGATCACGTTACGCTGGAAGCCGGTACCGGCGCGGTGCATACCGCGGGTGGTCACGGCCCGGATGACTACACCATTAGCCTGAAATACGGTCTGGAGATCGCAAACCCGGTTGGCCCGGACGGCACATATTTGCCGGGGACGTACCCGACGCTCGATGGCGTTAACGTCTTTAAAGCGAACGATCTCATCGTGGCACTGCTGACAGAAAAAGGCGCGCTGCTGCACGTGGAAAAAATGCAGCATAGCTACCCGTGCTGCTGGCGTCACAAGTCGCCGATCATCTTCCGTGCGACGCCACAGTGGTTCGTCAGCATGGATCAGAAAGGGCTGCGCGCGCAGTCGCTGAGTGAAATCAAAGGGGTGCAGTGGATCCCGGACTGGGGCCAGGCGCGTATCGAATCGATGGTTGCTAACCGTCCGGACTGGTGTATTTCCCGTCAGCGCACATGGGGTGTGCCGATGTCGCTGTTCGTACGCAAAGACACCGAAGAGCTGCACCCGCGCACGCTGGAACTGATTGAAGCCGTAGCCAAACGCGTTGAAGTTGACGGTATTCAGGCATGGTGGGATCTCGACCCGCGCGACATCATGGGTGACGATGCCGACAACTATGTGAAAGTGCCGGATACGCTGGACGTCTGGTTTGACTCCGGTTCAACCCACGCCTCTGTTGTCGATGTGCGCCCGGAATTTGCCGGTCATGCAGCCGATATGTATCTGGAAGGTTCGGATCAGCATCGCGGCTGGTTTATGTCCTCGCTGATGATCTCCACGGCGATGAAAGGCAAAGCACCGTACCGCCAGGTATTAACTCACGGCTTCACCGTTGATGGTCAGGGACGCAAAATGTCCAAATCCATCGGCAATACCGTTTCACCGCAGGAAGTGATGAACAAACTCGGCGCGGATATTCTGCGTCTGTGGGTTGCATCTACCGACTACACCGGTGAGATGGCGGTTTCCGATGAGATCCTGAAACGTGCTGCCGACAGCTATCGCCGTATCCGTAACACCGCGCGCTTCCTGCTGGCGAACCTGAACGGTTTCGATCCGGTAAAAGACATGGTGAAACCGGAAGAGATGGTGGTGCTGGATCGCTGGGCTGTCGGCTGCGCGAAAGCAGCACAAGAAGACATTGTTAAAGCCTACGAATCCTATGACTTCCATGAAGTGGTACAGCGTCTGATGCGCTTCTGCTCGATCGAAATGGGATCGTTCTATCTCGACATCATCAAAGACCGCCAGTACACCGCGAAAGCGGACAGCGTGGCGCGCCGTAGCTGCCAGACCGCGCTGTATCACATCTGTGAAGCCCTGGTGCGCTGGATGGCACCGATCATGTCCTTCACCGCCGACGAGATCTGGGGTTATCTGCCAGGTTCCCGCGAGAAATATGTATTCACCGGAGAGTGGTATGAAGGCTTGTTTGGCCTGGCTGACAGCGAAGCGATGAACGATGCTTTCTGGGACGAGCTGCTGAAAGTGCGTGGCGAAGTGAACAAAGTTATCGAGCAGGCGCGCGCCGACAAGAAAGTCGGTGGTTCGCTGGAAGCTGCGGTGACGCTGTTTGCCGAGCCGGAACTGGCCGCGAAGCTGACGGCGCTGGGCACGGAATTACGATTTGTCCTGTTGACCTCCGGCGCGAAAGTTGCGGATTATGCCAGCGCTTCTGCGGATGCACAGCAGAGCGAGCTGCTCAAAGGGCTGAAAGTCGCATTGAGCAAAGCCGAAGGTGAGAAATGCCCGCGCTGCTGGCATTACACCACCGATGTCGGTCAGGTGGCGGAACACGCAGATATTTGCGGACGCTGTGTAAGCAACGTCGCCGGTGACGGCGAAAAACGTAAGTTTGCCTGA
- the ribF gene encoding bifunctional riboflavin kinase/FAD synthetase, protein MKLIRGIHNLSQAPHGCVLTIGNFDGVHRGHQALLQGLGAEGRARGLPVVVMIFEPQPLELFAGEKAPARLTRLREKLRLLADCGVDYVLCVRFDRRFAALTAQTFVSDLLVERLGVKFLAVGDDFRFGAGRQGDFLLLQKAGEKYGFSVTSTQTFCQGGVRVSSTAVRQALAEDNLELAANLLGHPFTISGRVVHGDELGRTIGFPTANLPLRRQVSPVKGVYAVEVAGLGDTVLPGVANIGTRPTVAGVRQQLEVHLLDVVMDLYGRHIDVILRKKLRNEQRFASLDELKAQIARDEVAARDFFGLSKPAC, encoded by the coding sequence ATGAAGCTGATACGCGGCATACATAATCTCAGCCAGGCACCGCATGGGTGTGTGCTGACTATTGGTAATTTCGATGGTGTGCATCGTGGCCATCAGGCGCTATTACAAGGGCTTGGCGCCGAAGGGCGCGCCCGTGGCCTGCCGGTGGTCGTGATGATTTTTGAGCCGCAGCCGCTGGAATTGTTCGCCGGGGAAAAAGCCCCTGCGCGGCTGACCCGCCTGCGTGAAAAGCTGCGCCTGCTGGCCGATTGCGGCGTGGACTACGTGCTCTGTGTGCGCTTCGATCGCCGTTTTGCGGCGCTCACCGCACAAACGTTTGTCAGCGATTTGTTGGTTGAACGCCTTGGTGTGAAATTCCTCGCAGTCGGCGACGATTTCCGTTTTGGCGCTGGTCGCCAGGGGGATTTCTTGTTATTACAGAAGGCCGGTGAAAAGTACGGTTTCAGCGTCACCAGCACGCAAACCTTCTGCCAGGGCGGCGTGCGCGTTAGCAGCACGGCAGTGCGGCAGGCGCTGGCGGAAGATAACCTGGAACTGGCTGCAAATTTACTGGGTCACCCCTTTACCATTTCCGGGCGCGTTGTGCACGGTGATGAACTGGGGCGCACCATTGGTTTCCCGACGGCGAATTTACCGCTGCGCCGTCAGGTCTCCCCGGTAAAAGGGGTGTATGCGGTCGAAGTGGCTGGACTGGGCGATACTGTCCTTCCCGGCGTTGCCAATATTGGCACTCGCCCAACAGTCGCGGGTGTGCGCCAGCAGCTGGAAGTGCATTTGCTTGACGTTGTAATGGACCTCTACGGGCGCCATATAGATGTAATACTGCGTAAAAAATTACGCAACGAACAGCGATTTGCCTCGCTTGACGAACTGAAAGCGCAAATCGCCCGAGATGAGGTAGCGGCCCGCGACTTTTTTGGGCTATCTAAACCGGCTTGTTAA
- the rpsT gene encoding 30S ribosomal protein S20, which produces MANIKSAKKRAVQSEKARKHNASRRSMMRTFIKKVYAAIEAGDKAAAQNAFNEMQPIVDRQAAKGLIHKNKAARHKANLTAQINKLA; this is translated from the coding sequence TTGGCTAATATCAAATCAGCTAAGAAGCGCGCCGTTCAGTCTGAAAAGGCTCGCAAGCACAACGCTAGCCGCCGTTCAATGATGCGTACTTTCATCAAGAAAGTATACGCAGCAATTGAAGCTGGCGACAAAGCCGCTGCGCAGAATGCATTTAACGAAATGCAACCGATCGTGGATCGTCAGGCCGCTAAGGGTCTGATCCACAAAAACAAAGCAGCGCGCCATAAGGCTAACCTGACCGCGCAGATCAACAAACTGGCTTAA
- the nhaR gene encoding transcriptional activator NhaR, whose amino-acid sequence MSYINYNHLYYFWHVYREGSVVGAAEALFLTPQTITGQIKALEDRLQGKLFKRKGRGLEPTELGALVFRYADKMFTLSQEMLDIINYRKESNLLFDVGVADALSKRLVSGILDAVVQEGEQIHLRCFESTHELLLEQLSQHQLDMIISDCPIDSTQQEGLFSVKIGECSVSFWCSDSSLKKPFPACLEERRLLIPGRRSMLGRKLLNWFNAQGLQVEILGEFDDAALMKAFGAAHNAIFVAPTLYADDFYADDRMVEIGRVENVMEEYHAIFAERMIQHPAVQRICNRDYAALFTPVQK is encoded by the coding sequence ATGTCATACATCAATTACAACCACCTCTATTACTTCTGGCATGTCTATCGGGAAGGCTCCGTCGTTGGCGCGGCGGAGGCACTCTTCCTGACGCCGCAAACCATCACCGGGCAGATCAAAGCGCTCGAAGATCGTTTACAGGGCAAGCTTTTCAAGCGTAAAGGAAGAGGGCTGGAACCCACCGAGCTGGGCGCGCTGGTTTTCCGTTACGCTGACAAAATGTTTACCCTGAGTCAGGAGATGCTCGACATCATTAACTACCGCAAAGAGTCGAACCTGCTGTTTGATGTCGGCGTCGCTGATGCGCTCTCAAAAAGGCTGGTAAGCGGTATTCTTGATGCGGTTGTGCAGGAAGGGGAGCAGATTCACTTGCGCTGCTTTGAATCCACCCATGAACTGCTGCTGGAACAGTTGAGCCAGCATCAGCTTGATATGATTATCTCCGATTGCCCTATCGATTCCACGCAGCAGGAAGGGCTGTTTTCGGTAAAAATTGGCGAGTGCAGCGTCAGCTTCTGGTGCAGCGATTCGTCGCTCAAGAAACCGTTTCCGGCTTGCCTGGAAGAAAGACGATTGTTAATACCTGGTCGACGCTCAATGCTTGGTCGTAAGCTGCTGAACTGGTTTAACGCCCAGGGATTGCAGGTGGAAATATTGGGTGAGTTTGATGATGCGGCGCTGATGAAAGCCTTTGGCGCGGCACATAACGCTATTTTTGTTGCACCGACGTTATATGCGGATGACTTCTATGCGGACGATCGCATGGTAGAAATTGGACGAGTGGAAAACGTGATGGAGGAGTACCACGCCATTTTCGCAGAACGGATGATCCAGCATCCGGCGGTACAGCGCATCTGCAATCGAGATTACGCCGCGCTTTTTACGCCAGTGCAGAAATAA
- the nhaA gene encoding Na+/H+ antiporter NhaA has protein sequence MKLLQRFFSSDASGGIVLIIAAALAMLCANLGATQDLYSSFLQTPVELKVGSLEIKKDMLLWINDALMAVFFLMVGLEVKYELVQGTLASRQQAVFPVIAALGGMVAPALIFLLFNHDNPLASHGWAIPTATDIAFALGVLALLGNRVPPVLKVFLMALAIIDDLGAIIIIALFYTSDLSTLALGVAAGAIVVLAIMNALNIRRIGLYMLVGVVLWTAVLKSGVHATLAGVVVGFFVPLREEKGVSPLHQLVDAINPWVGWLILPLFAFANAGVSLHGMSLSGLGDILPLGIIAGLVIGKPLGISLFCWLALRLKLARLPQGAVFKQIMAVGVLCGIGFTMSIFISSLAFGDAHAEMVAWSKLGILTGSVLSAVTGYCLLRTRIIRT, from the coding sequence ATGAAATTATTGCAACGCTTCTTTAGCAGCGATGCCTCGGGTGGCATTGTGCTGATCATTGCGGCGGCGCTGGCGATGCTGTGCGCCAACCTCGGCGCTACGCAGGATTTATACAGCTCTTTTCTGCAAACGCCCGTTGAGCTAAAAGTCGGCTCGCTGGAGATCAAAAAAGATATGCTGTTATGGATCAACGATGCGTTGATGGCAGTCTTTTTCTTAATGGTCGGTCTGGAAGTGAAATATGAACTGGTTCAGGGCACACTCGCCAGCCGCCAGCAGGCCGTCTTTCCGGTTATCGCGGCGCTTGGCGGCATGGTCGCACCGGCGCTGATCTTTTTGCTCTTTAATCACGATAATCCGCTGGCAAGCCACGGTTGGGCCATTCCCACCGCTACCGATATCGCCTTCGCTCTCGGGGTGCTGGCCTTGTTGGGCAACCGGGTTCCGCCCGTGTTGAAAGTGTTTTTGATGGCGCTGGCGATCATTGATGATCTGGGCGCGATTATAATTATCGCGTTGTTCTATACCAGCGACCTCTCAACACTGGCGCTGGGCGTAGCCGCCGGCGCGATTGTTGTCCTTGCTATCATGAATGCGTTGAACATTCGACGCATTGGTCTTTACATGTTGGTCGGCGTTGTCTTGTGGACAGCGGTGCTGAAATCCGGGGTGCATGCGACGCTCGCGGGTGTGGTGGTCGGTTTCTTTGTCCCACTACGTGAAGAAAAGGGCGTCTCACCGTTACATCAATTGGTGGACGCGATTAACCCGTGGGTTGGCTGGCTGATTCTGCCGTTGTTCGCATTCGCGAACGCGGGCGTTTCATTACATGGAATGTCGTTGTCCGGGCTGGGAGATATTTTGCCATTGGGTATTATCGCCGGTTTGGTTATCGGCAAGCCGCTTGGGATCTCGCTGTTTTGCTGGCTGGCGCTGCGTTTGAAACTGGCGAGGTTGCCTCAGGGCGCGGTGTTCAAACAAATTATGGCGGTCGGCGTACTGTGCGGTATCGGCTTTACCATGTCGATATTTATCTCCTCGCTGGCCTTTGGCGACGCGCATGCGGAGATGGTTGCCTGGAGCAAGCTTGGGATCCTGACGGGTTCAGTCCTCTCTGCGGTAACGGGTTATTGTCTGCTGCGTACACGCATTATCCGTACCTGA